GGGCGTGCTGCAGTCATTGGCGGAAACGCCGCTGAGCGTCATCAGCTCCTTCTCTGATGTGGTCTCGTACCTGCGGCTTTTCGCAGTCGGTTTTGCTTCGGTCACGGTAGAGTCCAGTTTCAACGACATGGCCATGGGCTTGGGCTTCAGCTCGGTGCTGCGCGGACTGATTGCGGCCTTTATCCTCTTCTTTGGTCATGCGCTGAACATCGTGCTCGGCTTCATGGCGGTGATTGTGCACGGTGTGCGGTTGAACATGTTAGAGTTCTCCGGCCACCTGGGTATGCAGTGGTCCGGGCGACCTTACCAGCCCTTTCGGGAGTGACGGCAGCAAAGCTCTTTTGTGAGTCGAAAGGAGGCAGAGTATGGTGCAGGGATTTGGTGACATGAGCATTTCGTTGGCCTTGGCGGCGGTGGGCTCGGCACTGGGTACCGGGGCGGCGGGGATGTCGGCGGTGGGAGCCTGGAAGCGGGCTTTTGCCCAAAACAAGGCGGCGCCGTTCATCATGGTCGCCTTTGTGGGTGCCCCCCTGTCGCAGACCATCTACGGCATGATCCTGCGCAATGCCATCCGCAGCGCCAATCTGCCGGCGGAATCCTACCTGTACCAGATCCTCCTGGGCGCCTTTGCTGGCTTTGCCATGGGCATGTCCGCCTACATGCAGGGCAAGGCGGGGGCAAAGGCAGCCGACGCCTTGGGCGAAACCGGCAAGGGCTTTGGCCAGTACATCATGGTGCTGGGCATCATCGAGACGGTCGCCCTGTTCATCATGGTCTTCACGCTGGCGGCCATTCCCAGGCTGTGAGCGCGCCTGCCAGCGCAACCAGGCAGGTTCAAGCGCGAGGCCTTCCGAGTGGGCGAGCAGAACAGGCTTGCCACCGTTCGGCAGTTAAGCCTGGCGATGGCTACCGTGGCGCGCATCAGCGCCCTTGTCTTGGTCTGTGTCGCCGCCCCCTTGGCGCCCTGGGGCTCTACTTGGATCGGCTGTTTGGTACTGCACCCTGGCTGTTGATCGTAGGGATGCTCCTCGGGGTCGTGCTCTGCGTGGTGAGTGTTGCTCGTCTTGCTCGTCGGCAATAGTTGAGCGCTGAGTATCCGCCGCATGAAAAAGCGAACCAAGATCCTGATGATTCTCTTAGCGGCCGTGGCCTTGCTCGTCGCCGGCAACCTCTACCTGCGCTTCCGCTTGCCGCCGGTGATGATCCGGGCAGAGGCCACACCAGGGTTGTGCATCGGTCCACTGCAGGTAACCAACACGCTCCTCACGGCGCTGCTGGTGGATGTCATCCTGGTGGCGCTCGCCTTAGCTGCCACGCGACGCATACGCCTGGTCCCCTCCGGCTTGCAGAATTTCGTGGAGTGGGTCATCGAGACCTTATACCGACTCACCGAATCGGTGGCCGGAACCAAGTGGACGAGTAGCGTTCTTTTTATTCAGGCTTTTCTAAGGGGATAAAGAACAGGGTTCACCTACCTTGTGTTAGACTTTTAGTCTGGGTAGAAAGCACAAGGAGGGGAGCCCAAGATGAAGATAGCACAGAGGATCTTAGAGTGCAACGACCCCAAAGAGGTAGCAGAGCTAGTAGATTCCCAGGCAAAAGCTAATCTAAGGGAATGGAAAAGGAAACTACTTGAGGAAGCCTTGGAAGGTTTAGTAGATAAACATCATGGTCAAAAATGGCTAAGAATAAGAGAAAGAAAGCCTACTCCCTGGATATGCCTAAGGTGTGGTCCCCGAGAAAGTAACCAGGTTAAGCGCAATGGACATTATCGGCGCCATCTAGTGGTACCCGAGGGTAGTATCCGCCTTAGAGTACCTCAGCTTGAGTGTCTGAGTTGTGGTAAGGAAGTAGCCTTAAACGCCCTCTTTCTGCCGAAAAGAAAGAGATACTGGATAGAGCTTGATAGGAAAATAACCGAGCTTTATCTCTCCGGGGCTAGCTATCGCCAAGTTAAGGCAATACTGGATCGGGAAATGGAATCGGACTGTGGTCTGATGAACTTATGG
This region of candidate division KSB1 bacterium genomic DNA includes:
- a CDS encoding V-type ATP synthase subunit K (produces ATP from ADP in the presence of a proton gradient across the membrane; the K subunit is a nonenzymatic component which binds the dimeric form by interacting with the G and E subunits), whose translation is MVQGFGDMSISLALAAVGSALGTGAAGMSAVGAWKRAFAQNKAAPFIMVAFVGAPLSQTIYGMILRNAIRSANLPAESYLYQILLGAFAGFAMGMSAYMQGKAGAKAADALGETGKGFGQYIMVLGIIETVALFIMVFTLAAIPRL
- a CDS encoding transposase — protein: MKIAQRILECNDPKEVAELVDSQAKANLREWKRKLLEEALEGLVDKHHGQKWLRIRERKPTPWICLRCGPRESNQVKRNGHYRRHLVVPEGSIRLRVPQLECLSCGKEVALNALFLPKRKRYWIELDRKITELYLSGASYRQVKAILDREMESDCGLMNLW